The following are from one region of the Megachile rotundata isolate GNS110a chromosome 15, iyMegRotu1, whole genome shotgun sequence genome:
- the LOC100883472 gene encoding uncharacterized protein LOC100883472 isoform X3 has translation MEVEKLLWIWTRKKMMYHQHRLHLQLVDQVSSYWSGEPPTAIPPQPPPFMKGVRHTNRTPHMRPIDAVRCREDREKTPEEDTTTTIDAAKRRQLPAWIREGLEKMEKEKQKAVERERQEVLRKQELEARKQAEDEARAVLNPSKSKFDSDSEKETEQDVDETVRSQVSEKNFERTPDILLRPRKSRFRDADSPDAHTHTDRSPTTSNATVPVPKRTREEMLQDVMLKVRRSLTEILLEVTNEEIGSICREVWSRARAKVPAGETPVASLNNMAPLAQITRKLGLGIYGDSNSESEEEQSEHVQAQNNDSDDELIETVKRRQQAFKKTEEEIEARLAEEDEREEQRYEEQYNKQQENHTGNTSCKDTVDEKETVNNQREASETLSSGGQSPQQQIAPPDTAKTNTPSGSADSESSSSESTSSDSSRNSSKKKRSSKARSDREYRKRKSKSRSKSRSRKSRSRSSERGRKRKSRSRSIKSRKEYRSRSSSNYRSTKKHRSRSRNRKRRRSRSRSCRRSRSSTATRKWSRSRSRGKRKSRSHSRSRRRSRSYSTRRSKSRVRDKRRTRSRSRGRDRSRSRSKGRKRSRSYVSRSKRRTRSRSRDHRKSRSRSRQSNHRDGKKSSTHHRYRN, from the exons ATGGAAGTGGAGAAGCTCCTATGGATATGGACACGAAAGAAGATGATGTACCACCAGCACCGCCTGCACCTACAATTAGTGGATCAG GTGTCTAGTTATTGGTCTGGAGAACCACCTACTGCAATACCTCCTCAGCCACCCCCTTTCATGAAAGGAGTTAGGCATACAAACAGAACGCCACACATGAGACCTATAGACGCCGTACGGTGTCGAGAAGACAGGGAAAAAACCCCTGAAGAAGATACAACTACCACTATAG ACGCGGCGAAACGTAGGCAATTACCAGCTTGGATTAGGGAAGGTTTAGAAAAGATGgagaaagaaaaacaaaaagctGTGGAAAGGGAAAGACAGGAAGTTCTAAGGAAACAGGAGTTGGAAGCTCGAAAGCAAGCCGAAGACGAGGCTCGGGCAGTTTTAAATCCTTCTAAGAGCAAATTC GACTCTGATTCCGAAAAGGAAACAGAGCAGGATGTCGACGAGACAGTACGTAGTCAGGTCTCGGAGAAAAATTTCGAACGAACTCCAGATATTCTCCTCCGACCACGGAAATCGCGATTTCGAGATGCAGATTCACCGGATGCTCACACGCACACAGACAGAAGTCCAACCACTTCCAACGCGACTGTGCCTGTTCCGAAGCGAACGAGAGAGGAGATGCTGCAAGATGTG ATGTTGAAGGTGCGGAGATCGCTCACAGAAATTCTTCTGGAGGTAACGAACGAAGAAATTGGTTCTATATGCAGAGAGGTTTGGAGCCGCGCACGTGCCAAAG TCCCTGCAGGAGAGACCCCCGTCGCATCCCTCAACAACATGGCCCCTCTTGCTCAGATCACTCGTAAGCTTG GTCTGGGCATCTATGGCGACAGCAACAGCGAGTCTGAGGAGGAGCAGAGTGAACACGTCCAGGCTCAGAACAACGACAGCGACGATGAGCTGATA GAAACGGTGAAGCGGCGTCAACAAGCGTTCAAAAAGACGGAGGAGGAAATCGAGGCGCGTCTGGCCGAGGAGGATGAGAGGGAAGAGCAACGTTACGAGGAGCAGTATAATAAACAACAGGAAAATCATACTGGTAATACAAGCTGCAAGGATACAG TTGATGAAAAAGAAACGGTAAATAATCAAAGAGAAGCGTCTGAAACTTTATCGAGCGGCGGACAAAGTCCACAGCAACAAATAGCGCCGCCTGATACGGCAAAGACCAATACTCCATCAGGGTCAGCCGATTCCGAATCTAGCTCGTCCGAGTCGACGAGCTCTGACTCGAGTCGTAACTCGTCGAAGAAGAAAAGGTCGAGTAAAGCTCGAAGTGATCGTGAATATCGAAAGAGGAAGTCGAAGAGTAGAAGTAAATCGAGAAGCAGAAAATCACGGTCCCGTTCGTCGGAACGTGGCCGGAAACGCAAATCAAGGTCTAGATCGATAAAGTCACGTAAAGAATATCGTTCAAGGTCTTCGAGCAATTATAGGTCCACGAAGAAGCATAGATCGAGATCTAGAAACCGTAAACGGCGCAGATCTCGCTCGAGAAGTTGTCGCAGATCTAGATCGAGCACTGCGACCAGGAAATGGTCACGATCCCGTTCCAGGGGAAAGAGGAAGTCCCGTTCTCATTCgagaagcagaagaagaagtCGTTCCTATTCAACTAGGAGAAGTAAATCCCGTGTTAGAGACAAACGGAGGACGCGATCGCGAtccagaggcagagacagatcaCGTTCACGATCGAAGGGACGAAAACGTTCGCGGTCTTACGTTTCCAGGAGCAAGAGGAGGACTCGATCTAGATCTAGGGATCATAGAAAGTCACGATCAAGATCAAGGCAGTCGAATCACCGGGACGGTAAGAAATCGTCGACGCATCATCGGTACAGGAATTGA
- the LOC100883472 gene encoding uncharacterized protein LOC100883472 isoform X2, producing the protein MSGDMFEGKDYPTQWALNPSAYQNMSNDQVDWAALAQQWIKMKETVVPPAPPPPNINPVCTGTDGSGEAPMDMDTKEDDVPPAPPAPTISGSAEAWSQWNQWGHWNTSGSGAGTWEWTGVPPPGVSIGSDGKPMGIPTVPVIPPAPTISTTSEFSVPPPTAPSLYSYNSVPPTQPYSQVSSYWSGEPPTAIPPQPPPFMKGVRHTNRTPHMRPIDAVRCREDREKTPEEDTTTTIDAAKRRQLPAWIREGLEKMEKEKQKAVERERQEVLRKQELEARKQAEDEARAVLNPSKSKFDSDSEKETEQDVDETVRSQVSEKNFERTPDILLRPRKSRFRDADSPDAHTHTDRSPTTSNATVPVPKRTREEMLQDVMLKVRRSLTEILLEVTNEEIGSICREVWSRARAKGLGIYGDSNSESEEEQSEHVQAQNNDSDDELIETVKRRQQAFKKTEEEIEARLAEEDEREEQRYEEQYNKQQENHTGNTSCKDTVDEKETVNNQREASETLSSGGQSPQQQIAPPDTAKTNTPSGSADSESSSSESTSSDSSRNSSKKKRSSKARSDREYRKRKSKSRSKSRSRKSRSRSSERGRKRKSRSRSIKSRKEYRSRSSSNYRSTKKHRSRSRNRKRRRSRSRSCRRSRSSTATRKWSRSRSRGKRKSRSHSRSRRRSRSYSTRRSKSRVRDKRRTRSRSRGRDRSRSRSKGRKRSRSYVSRSKRRTRSRSRDHRKSRSRSRQSNHRDGKKSSTHHRYRN; encoded by the exons ATGAGTGGAGATATGTTTGAGGGAAAAGATTACCCAACCCAGTGGGCTTTAAATCCTTCCGCTTACCAAAATATGAGTAACGATCAAG TTGATTGGGCAGCATTAGCTCAGCAGTGGATCAAAATGAAAGAAACTGTAGTGCCACCAGCACCACCTCCGCCTAATATTAATCCAGTGTGTACCGGGACTGATGGAAGTGGAGAAGCTCCTATGGATATGGACACGAAAGAAGATGATGTACCACCAGCACCGCCTGCACCTACAATTAGTGGATCAG CTGAGGCTTGGAGTCAGTGGAATCAGTGGGGCCATTGGAATACCTCAGGTTCTGGTGCAGGTACTTGGGAATGGACTGGTGTACCTCCCCCTGGTGTTTCTATAGGTTCTGATGGGAAACCTATGGGAATTCCTACTGTACCTGTTATTCCACCTGCTCCAACTATATCTACAACATCAGAATTTAGCGTGCCACCTCCAACAGCACCATCGTTGTATTCTTATAATTCAGTACCTCCAACACAACCTTATAGTCAG GTGTCTAGTTATTGGTCTGGAGAACCACCTACTGCAATACCTCCTCAGCCACCCCCTTTCATGAAAGGAGTTAGGCATACAAACAGAACGCCACACATGAGACCTATAGACGCCGTACGGTGTCGAGAAGACAGGGAAAAAACCCCTGAAGAAGATACAACTACCACTATAG ACGCGGCGAAACGTAGGCAATTACCAGCTTGGATTAGGGAAGGTTTAGAAAAGATGgagaaagaaaaacaaaaagctGTGGAAAGGGAAAGACAGGAAGTTCTAAGGAAACAGGAGTTGGAAGCTCGAAAGCAAGCCGAAGACGAGGCTCGGGCAGTTTTAAATCCTTCTAAGAGCAAATTC GACTCTGATTCCGAAAAGGAAACAGAGCAGGATGTCGACGAGACAGTACGTAGTCAGGTCTCGGAGAAAAATTTCGAACGAACTCCAGATATTCTCCTCCGACCACGGAAATCGCGATTTCGAGATGCAGATTCACCGGATGCTCACACGCACACAGACAGAAGTCCAACCACTTCCAACGCGACTGTGCCTGTTCCGAAGCGAACGAGAGAGGAGATGCTGCAAGATGTG ATGTTGAAGGTGCGGAGATCGCTCACAGAAATTCTTCTGGAGGTAACGAACGAAGAAATTGGTTCTATATGCAGAGAGGTTTGGAGCCGCGCACGTGCCAAAG GTCTGGGCATCTATGGCGACAGCAACAGCGAGTCTGAGGAGGAGCAGAGTGAACACGTCCAGGCTCAGAACAACGACAGCGACGATGAGCTGATA GAAACGGTGAAGCGGCGTCAACAAGCGTTCAAAAAGACGGAGGAGGAAATCGAGGCGCGTCTGGCCGAGGAGGATGAGAGGGAAGAGCAACGTTACGAGGAGCAGTATAATAAACAACAGGAAAATCATACTGGTAATACAAGCTGCAAGGATACAG TTGATGAAAAAGAAACGGTAAATAATCAAAGAGAAGCGTCTGAAACTTTATCGAGCGGCGGACAAAGTCCACAGCAACAAATAGCGCCGCCTGATACGGCAAAGACCAATACTCCATCAGGGTCAGCCGATTCCGAATCTAGCTCGTCCGAGTCGACGAGCTCTGACTCGAGTCGTAACTCGTCGAAGAAGAAAAGGTCGAGTAAAGCTCGAAGTGATCGTGAATATCGAAAGAGGAAGTCGAAGAGTAGAAGTAAATCGAGAAGCAGAAAATCACGGTCCCGTTCGTCGGAACGTGGCCGGAAACGCAAATCAAGGTCTAGATCGATAAAGTCACGTAAAGAATATCGTTCAAGGTCTTCGAGCAATTATAGGTCCACGAAGAAGCATAGATCGAGATCTAGAAACCGTAAACGGCGCAGATCTCGCTCGAGAAGTTGTCGCAGATCTAGATCGAGCACTGCGACCAGGAAATGGTCACGATCCCGTTCCAGGGGAAAGAGGAAGTCCCGTTCTCATTCgagaagcagaagaagaagtCGTTCCTATTCAACTAGGAGAAGTAAATCCCGTGTTAGAGACAAACGGAGGACGCGATCGCGAtccagaggcagagacagatcaCGTTCACGATCGAAGGGACGAAAACGTTCGCGGTCTTACGTTTCCAGGAGCAAGAGGAGGACTCGATCTAGATCTAGGGATCATAGAAAGTCACGATCAAGATCAAGGCAGTCGAATCACCGGGACGGTAAGAAATCGTCGACGCATCATCGGTACAGGAATTGA
- the LOC100883472 gene encoding uncharacterized protein LOC100883472 isoform X1, with protein sequence MSGDMFEGKDYPTQWALNPSAYQNMSNDQVDWAALAQQWIKMKETVVPPAPPPPNINPVCTGTDGSGEAPMDMDTKEDDVPPAPPAPTISGSAEAWSQWNQWGHWNTSGSGAGTWEWTGVPPPGVSIGSDGKPMGIPTVPVIPPAPTISTTSEFSVPPPTAPSLYSYNSVPPTQPYSQVSSYWSGEPPTAIPPQPPPFMKGVRHTNRTPHMRPIDAVRCREDREKTPEEDTTTTIDAAKRRQLPAWIREGLEKMEKEKQKAVERERQEVLRKQELEARKQAEDEARAVLNPSKSKFDSDSEKETEQDVDETVRSQVSEKNFERTPDILLRPRKSRFRDADSPDAHTHTDRSPTTSNATVPVPKRTREEMLQDVMLKVRRSLTEILLEVTNEEIGSICREVWSRARAKVPAGETPVASLNNMAPLAQITRKLGLGIYGDSNSESEEEQSEHVQAQNNDSDDELIETVKRRQQAFKKTEEEIEARLAEEDEREEQRYEEQYNKQQENHTGNTSCKDTVDEKETVNNQREASETLSSGGQSPQQQIAPPDTAKTNTPSGSADSESSSSESTSSDSSRNSSKKKRSSKARSDREYRKRKSKSRSKSRSRKSRSRSSERGRKRKSRSRSIKSRKEYRSRSSSNYRSTKKHRSRSRNRKRRRSRSRSCRRSRSSTATRKWSRSRSRGKRKSRSHSRSRRRSRSYSTRRSKSRVRDKRRTRSRSRGRDRSRSRSKGRKRSRSYVSRSKRRTRSRSRDHRKSRSRSRQSNHRDGKKSSTHHRYRN encoded by the exons ATGAGTGGAGATATGTTTGAGGGAAAAGATTACCCAACCCAGTGGGCTTTAAATCCTTCCGCTTACCAAAATATGAGTAACGATCAAG TTGATTGGGCAGCATTAGCTCAGCAGTGGATCAAAATGAAAGAAACTGTAGTGCCACCAGCACCACCTCCGCCTAATATTAATCCAGTGTGTACCGGGACTGATGGAAGTGGAGAAGCTCCTATGGATATGGACACGAAAGAAGATGATGTACCACCAGCACCGCCTGCACCTACAATTAGTGGATCAG CTGAGGCTTGGAGTCAGTGGAATCAGTGGGGCCATTGGAATACCTCAGGTTCTGGTGCAGGTACTTGGGAATGGACTGGTGTACCTCCCCCTGGTGTTTCTATAGGTTCTGATGGGAAACCTATGGGAATTCCTACTGTACCTGTTATTCCACCTGCTCCAACTATATCTACAACATCAGAATTTAGCGTGCCACCTCCAACAGCACCATCGTTGTATTCTTATAATTCAGTACCTCCAACACAACCTTATAGTCAG GTGTCTAGTTATTGGTCTGGAGAACCACCTACTGCAATACCTCCTCAGCCACCCCCTTTCATGAAAGGAGTTAGGCATACAAACAGAACGCCACACATGAGACCTATAGACGCCGTACGGTGTCGAGAAGACAGGGAAAAAACCCCTGAAGAAGATACAACTACCACTATAG ACGCGGCGAAACGTAGGCAATTACCAGCTTGGATTAGGGAAGGTTTAGAAAAGATGgagaaagaaaaacaaaaagctGTGGAAAGGGAAAGACAGGAAGTTCTAAGGAAACAGGAGTTGGAAGCTCGAAAGCAAGCCGAAGACGAGGCTCGGGCAGTTTTAAATCCTTCTAAGAGCAAATTC GACTCTGATTCCGAAAAGGAAACAGAGCAGGATGTCGACGAGACAGTACGTAGTCAGGTCTCGGAGAAAAATTTCGAACGAACTCCAGATATTCTCCTCCGACCACGGAAATCGCGATTTCGAGATGCAGATTCACCGGATGCTCACACGCACACAGACAGAAGTCCAACCACTTCCAACGCGACTGTGCCTGTTCCGAAGCGAACGAGAGAGGAGATGCTGCAAGATGTG ATGTTGAAGGTGCGGAGATCGCTCACAGAAATTCTTCTGGAGGTAACGAACGAAGAAATTGGTTCTATATGCAGAGAGGTTTGGAGCCGCGCACGTGCCAAAG TCCCTGCAGGAGAGACCCCCGTCGCATCCCTCAACAACATGGCCCCTCTTGCTCAGATCACTCGTAAGCTTG GTCTGGGCATCTATGGCGACAGCAACAGCGAGTCTGAGGAGGAGCAGAGTGAACACGTCCAGGCTCAGAACAACGACAGCGACGATGAGCTGATA GAAACGGTGAAGCGGCGTCAACAAGCGTTCAAAAAGACGGAGGAGGAAATCGAGGCGCGTCTGGCCGAGGAGGATGAGAGGGAAGAGCAACGTTACGAGGAGCAGTATAATAAACAACAGGAAAATCATACTGGTAATACAAGCTGCAAGGATACAG TTGATGAAAAAGAAACGGTAAATAATCAAAGAGAAGCGTCTGAAACTTTATCGAGCGGCGGACAAAGTCCACAGCAACAAATAGCGCCGCCTGATACGGCAAAGACCAATACTCCATCAGGGTCAGCCGATTCCGAATCTAGCTCGTCCGAGTCGACGAGCTCTGACTCGAGTCGTAACTCGTCGAAGAAGAAAAGGTCGAGTAAAGCTCGAAGTGATCGTGAATATCGAAAGAGGAAGTCGAAGAGTAGAAGTAAATCGAGAAGCAGAAAATCACGGTCCCGTTCGTCGGAACGTGGCCGGAAACGCAAATCAAGGTCTAGATCGATAAAGTCACGTAAAGAATATCGTTCAAGGTCTTCGAGCAATTATAGGTCCACGAAGAAGCATAGATCGAGATCTAGAAACCGTAAACGGCGCAGATCTCGCTCGAGAAGTTGTCGCAGATCTAGATCGAGCACTGCGACCAGGAAATGGTCACGATCCCGTTCCAGGGGAAAGAGGAAGTCCCGTTCTCATTCgagaagcagaagaagaagtCGTTCCTATTCAACTAGGAGAAGTAAATCCCGTGTTAGAGACAAACGGAGGACGCGATCGCGAtccagaggcagagacagatcaCGTTCACGATCGAAGGGACGAAAACGTTCGCGGTCTTACGTTTCCAGGAGCAAGAGGAGGACTCGATCTAGATCTAGGGATCATAGAAAGTCACGATCAAGATCAAGGCAGTCGAATCACCGGGACGGTAAGAAATCGTCGACGCATCATCGGTACAGGAATTGA